The Episyrphus balteatus chromosome 4, idEpiBalt1.1, whole genome shotgun sequence genome includes a window with the following:
- the LOC129918230 gene encoding cilia- and flagella-associated protein 45, whose amino-acid sequence MPCNSATNSRKSVDILLEPPRAKSAFVPNSNTKKSQGQPTPTGGYSERGRANSAFVPNSDKKQARDPPTATGYLKAGLRNQSRRSLQINKPTTLPKRELERLHNAAKIISTDDRIESQLQREESVKRIEEEAERQKQMFKQIDEARLQARGEKDKEDLFEEERLKILEQSFIAKHEQEEEVKRVNQIMLNAKCHAIRDAQIQEKIELARELKQEENRLEKMMIDRAMASLHAEDEGVKREQEKKHQYAAEIKSQLMERENQRFLEAERIEEEAKVLSLANEAIKKDDERRARLIKERREQLRSELNRICEMSNLFKKMLFEQEREAEMRIHAYMKAKEKRERTLDIEKKLAKQAFERKQQLLFDLQQKILESKSKREEMALTRQQENIEREYRRKEKEAVIRKKELEKSLHEARNAQLLDAKLREALQIARNEDDFQKIVENLKREEAKQAKIQEERLKNKDRYRDEIIRQMNDKENERRRKYERDQSEAIEWKEREKQREKNVRSVIQAKLASMRDANLPEKYIKDVERQMLKISEQKKSMW is encoded by the coding sequence ATGCCTTGCAATTCAGCTACAAACAGTAGAAAATCAGTTGATATCCTCCTAGAACCACCACGAGCTAAGAGTGCTTTTGTACCAAACTCTAATACGAAGAAATCTCAAGGACAACCTACACCAACAGGAGGCTATTCGGAAAGAGGACGTGCAAATAGTGCTTTTGTACCAAATTCTGATAAGAAACAAGCTCGAGATCCACCAACTGCAACTGGTTATTTAAAAGCAGGCCTGCGAAATCAATCACGACGGTCTTTACAAATCAACAAACCAACAACCTTACCCAAGAGAGAGCTTGAAAGACTTCATAACGCAGCCAAAATCATCAGCACCGATGATAGAATTGAATCACAGCTTCAAAGAGAGGAATCTGTTAAACGAATCGAAGAAGAAGCCGAACGACAAAAGCAAATGTTCAAGCAAATCGACGAAGCTAGGCTTCAAGCTCGTGGAGAAAAAGACAAGGAAGATCTATTCGAAGAAGAAAGACTCAAGATTCTCGAGCAATCTTTCATAGCTAAGCACGAACAAGAGGAAGAAGTTAAGCGAGTAAATCAAATCATGCTGAATGCAAAGTGTCACGCTATTCGTGATGCACAAATTCAAGAGAAAATCGAACTGGCACGTGAGCTTAAACAAGAAGAGAATCGGTTGGAAAAGATGATGATTGACCGGGCTATGGCTTCCTTGCATGCTGAAGATGAAGGCGTTAAGCGGGAACAAGAGAAGAAACATCAGTATGCAGCTGAGATTAAGAGTCAGTTGATGGAGCGAGAAAATCAGCGATTCCTTGAAGCAGAACGCATCGAAGAAGAAGCTAAGGTTCTATCGCTGGCTAATGAGGCAATAAAAAAAGATGACGAACGACGAGCTCGTTTGATAAAAGAACGTCGTGAACAATTACGTTCGGAGTTAAATCGAATTTGTGAAATGtcgaatttattcaaaaaaatgctcttcGAACAGGAACGAGAGGCTGAAATGCGTATCCATGCTTACATGAAGGCTAAAGAGAAACGTGAACGCACCTTGGACATAGAAAAAAAGCTTGCGAAACAAGCTTTTGAGCGTAAGCAACAGCTTTTATTCGATTTACAGCAAAAAATTTTGGAATCCAAATCTAAGAGAGAAGAAATGGCACTCACCCGTCAGCAGGAGAATATCGAAAGAGAGTATCGTCGAAAGGAAAAAGAAGCTGTGATTCGTAAGAAAGAGTTGGAAAAGTCCTTGCATGAAGCCCGCAATGCACAACTTTTAGATGCTAAACTTCGTGAGGCCTTACAAATCGCACGAAACGAAGATGATTTCCAGAAGATTGTCGAGAATCTTAAGCGCGAAGAAGCCAAACAAGCTAAAATTCAAGAAGAACGTCTTAAGAATAAAGATCGTTATCGCGATGAGATTATAAGGCAGATGAATGATAAGGAGAATGAACGTCGCAGAAAATACGAACGTGATCAGAGCGAAGCCATCGAATGGAAAGAGAGGGAAAAACAACGCGAGAAAAATGTTAGATCGGTGATTCAGGCGAAATTGGCTTCAATGCGTGATGCTAATTTGCCAGAAAAATACATTAAAGATGTTGAGagacaaatgttaaaaatatccgAACAGAAAAAATCCATGTGGTAG
- the LOC129919334 gene encoding uncharacterized protein LOC129919334 yields MKNLPILKTGNAMNMHFTLYLCLFLNLLVSALTYTIPDPKVELLSPKGIRISIPHENGIALVGYHININKPIALLQPGDYAADITNPTDGRWIFDITNAFIDPGHKINFWIHVQYGSYAFRKLGSEIASGDAVNISEPTFESTSRPTSRPTNRPTSSTIPLEEDPIIGSCEESKTTMDRKSVCKGELIFEDNFNSLNWTKWKREVKIPLYSDDAEFVSFQTRDENCYVSNGQLHIVPNLLSEVPGFSESSIRTGKLDLGSDCTGIIDISEECTRDAHFSRILPPVVSARIRTKDFFSFRYGKVEVRAKMPRGDWLFPLILLEPIENYYGFTGYASGQMRVAFIRGNEFLNDKDDNEISGYRISGGVVLSARDALRDIWLKGSVRRTHLGNDFHTYTLTWTDELISLEIDNNEYATIRGGFSRLYTTQNLKHAKLWDNGDAMAPFDREFFLTLGVSVGGHSDFPDGVLNGFARLEKPWKNEHPKAELQFWNDRENWLKTWNGDNAGLHVDYIRVYALKKMKILLRSSLVLYLILALVERVKNTEFTVQIQPIKGFTLSFPHEYGITNVEIHGSVNKQISVPPGEFSKIIGAPLFGKWTYVNKETVVPVGKQIFFWIRINSFVERKKVEYIIETPGQRPQNNLHFIHIGESKLETTRTTVNGKSIDYSDKPIFEDNFYFHDWSKWEHEIGIPISENDGDFVSFQQKDTNLYVQNGILYIVPTLLSDAKEFNEDQVLKGILDLSETCTGNIDPKRECYRKARSSQILPPVVSAKITTRNKFRFRYGKVEVRAKLPKGDWIFPIIALEPSEHYYGVNGYASGQLRIASARGNENLKDSQKADISGKRLNSGAVLSTGDSFHNNWLHPSKSNKHLGDDFHNYTVLWTRAAIILEIDGVKYGEHKGNFSKLVRDTQPNARLWENNNIMTPFDREFYLTLGVSVGGHSDFPDNCSNNLNETKPWNNRDPKAMFQFWKSREKWQKTWKGLDTALQIDYIRVYPANVTHN; encoded by the exons ATGAAAAATCTGCCAATACTCAAGACTGGAAATGCAATGAATATGCATTTCACACTTTATCTGTGTCTATTTTTAAATCTCCTTGTGAGTGCACTGACTTACACTATTCCTGATCCAAAAGTGGAATTACTTAGTCCTAAGGGAATACGAATTTCAATTCCCC ATGAAAATGGcattgctcttgttggctaccATATAAACATCAACAAACCAATAGCCCTTCTCCAACCAGGTGATTATGCTGCAGACATAACAAATCCTACAGACGGACGTTGGATTTTCGATATAACAAATGCATTTATTGATCCTGgtcataaaattaatttctggATTCATGTACAATATGGAAGTTATGCCTTCCGAAAGTTAGGTTCAGAAATTGCATCGGGTGATGCAGTAAACATTTCCGAACCAACATTCGAATCAACAAGTAGGCCAACAAGTAGACCAACAAATAGGCCAACTAGTAGTACAATTCCATTAGAAGAAGATCCCATCATTGGGAGCTGTGAAGAATCAAAAACAACAATGGATCGAAAATCAGTCTGTAAAGGCGAACTTATTTTCGAAGATAATTTCAATAGTTTAAATTGGACCAAATGGAAACGTGAAGTTAAAATACCGCTTTATTCAGATGATGCtgaatttgtttcatttcaaaCGCGAGATGAAAATTGTTATGTTAGCAATGGGCAATTACATATTGTACCAAATTTACTATCTGAAGTTCCAGGATTTAGTGAATCGAGTATTCGAACTGGGAAATTAGATCTTGGATCTGA ttgcACGGGTATAATTGATATCTCGGAAGAATGTACAAGAGATGCACATTTTTCAAGAATTCTACCACCAGTTGTATCGGCCAGGATTCGAACAAAGGACTTTTTTAGTTTTCGTTATGGAAAAGTTGAAGTGAGGGCCAAAATGCCAAGAGGTGATTGGTTGTTTCCTT taATCTTACTGGAACCTATTGAAAACTATTATGGATTCACAGGATATGCATCTGGTCAAATGAGAGTAGCATTTATAAGAGGCAATGAATTCCTAAACGATAAGGATGATAACGAAATTTCAGGATATCGGATTTCTGGTGGAGTTGTATTGTCAGCACGGGATGCACTTCGTGATATTTGGCTAAAAGGAAGTGTACGTAGAACACATTTGGGAAATGACTTCCATACGTACACTTTAACATGGACGGATGAATTGATTTCACTTGAAATTGACAACAATGAATATGCAACTATTCGTGGTGGCTTTTCTAGACTTTATACAACACAAAATCTAAAACATGCTAAATTATGGGATAATGGTGATGCTATGGCACCATTTGATAGAGAG ttcttcCTAACTCTGGGAGTATCGGTTGGAGGACATTCGGATTTTCCTGATGGTGTGTTAAATGGATTTGCTCGGCTTGAAAAACCTTGGAAAAATGAACATCCGAAGGCGGAATTACAGTTCTGGAATGATCGAGAGAACTGGTTGAAGACATGGAATGGAGATAATGCTGGACTACATGTGGACTATATAAGAGTTTACGCTtt aaaaaaaatgaagatctTACTAAGATCTTCacttgttttatatttaatcttGGCATTAGTAGAACGAGTTAAAAATACGGAATTTACAGTACAAATACAACCAATAAAAGGATTTACTTTATCATTTCCAC ATGAATACGGTATAACAAACGTCGAAATTCATGGATCTGTTAATAAACAAATCTCCGTACCTCCAGgagaattttccaaaataattggTGCACCCTTATTTGGCAAATGGACATACGTAAATAAGGAAACCGTTGTGCCCGTAggcaaacaaattttcttttggaTAAGAATAAATAGCTTCGTAGAGCGTAAAAAAGTTGAGTATATTATAGAAACACCTGGACAGAGGCCACAAAATAACCTACACTTTATACACATTGGTGAATCAAAATTGGAAACGACAAGGACAACTGTAAATGGAAAATCGATAGATTATAGTGACAAACCTATATTCGAggataatttttatttccacGATTGGTCTAAATGGGAACATGAAATTGGAATTCCAATTAGTGAAAATGATGGTGATTTTGTATCCTTCCaacaaaaagatacaaatttgtatgttcAAAACGGAATTTTGTACATTGTTCCTACTTTACTGTCAGATGCTAAAGAATTTAATGAAGACCAAGTTTTAAAAGGAATACTTGACCTCAGCGAAAC TTGCACAGGTAATATTGATCCAAAAAGGGAATGCTATAGAAAGGCACGCTCGTCTCAAATTCTTCCACCAGTGGTTTCAGCCAAGataacaacacgaaataaatttAGATTTCGGTATGGTAAAGTTGAAGTTAGAGCAAAACTTCCAAAAGGCGATTGGATCTTTCCAA TAATTGCGTTGGAACCATCTGAACACTATTACGGCGTCAATGGCTATGCTTCGGGACAGCTGAGAATTGCATCAGCAAGAGGAAATGAAAATCTCAAAGACAGCCAAAAAGCTGACATTTCTGGCAAACGATTAAATAGTGGAGCGGTGTTATCGACAGGAGATTCTTTTCATAATAATTGGCTTCATCCATCTAAATCAAATAAGCATCTTGGTGACGATTTTCACAATTATACTGTCCTTTGGACAAGAGCAGCTATTATTCTTGAAATCGATGGTGTTAAATATGGTGAGCAtaaaggaaatttttcaaaattggttcGTGATACTCAACCTAACGCAAGACTATGGGAAAATAATAATATCATGACACCTTTTGATAGAGAA TTCTATTTAACACTTGGAGTCTCAGTTGGAGGACACTCTGATTTTCCCGATAACTGCAGCAATAATCTAAATGAAACAAAACCATGGAATAATAGAGATCCAAAAGCGATgtttcaattttggaaaagtcGTGAAAAGTGGCAAAAAACTTGGAAAGGTTTAGATACTGCTCTTCAAATTGATTACATAAGAGTTTATCCTGCAAATGTTACACATAATTGA